The segment CGCTTTGCATTTCATTAGCCAGCGGTTGTACCATTTTACCATGTATATTGTAAACTTCTAAGATAACATCTGCTTTTTCCGTTAAAGTATAGTTTATCTGAGTCTCACCTGTATATGGATTGGGATAAATGTTTATCCCTATACTTTCCGGTTGATTTTCGTTTATGCCTGTGCCGCCAATATTAACGATTA is part of the Cytophagales bacterium genome and harbors:
- a CDS encoding T9SS type A sorting domain-containing protein: MVNIGGTGINENQPESIGINIYPNPYTGETQINYTLTEKADVILEVYNIHGKMVQPLANEMQSVGNYQYSFSARQVGYSSGVYILKLTVNDREGNSGKVYTRKLVEY